The region TAATGCACATCACGAAAATCATGGAAAGCATCATCATAGCCATGAGGATCTGCATGGCGTAAGTGACCAGTGCGGTCAGATCGCCGGTGGTCAAGCCTAGGGCTGCATTGTTGCCGGACGCCACGATCTGCCGGGCGCCCATCCATGCGATGAGCAGCATGGACACGTACACGCACAGCATCATAAGCGGATTGTTGAAGCTCATAATGCGTTCGGCCTTGGTAAAGTCCTTGAAGATGCGCTGCGAAATGCGGTTGAACTTTTCGGTTTCATGGCTTTCGCGATTGTAGGACTTGACCACGCGGATGCCCTGCAGGTTCTCGTCGACCACGTTATTGAGCTTGTCGTATGTGTGGAACACACGCTCGAACACCGGGTGCACCAGCACCGCCAGGCCACACAAGCCGATGGCGAGCACCGGAATGCAGGCGAGGAACACCAAAGAGATGGATGGGCTGATGCGGAAGGAGAAGATCCACGCCACAATCACCATGATCGGAGCGCGCACACCCATGCGGATAATCATCGAATACGCGTTCTGCAGGTTGGTCACATCGGTGGTCAGTCGTGTGATGATCGAACCGGTGGAGAAACGGTCGATATTGGTGAAGCTGTAACCTTGCACCTTCTCAAACTGATCGTGACGCAGATTCTTCGCGAATCCGGCACCTGCGATAGCCGAGAACTTTCCAGCCAAAAAGCCGGATGTCAGCGAGACTACCGAGCAAATCAACAGAATCAAGCCGAATTTCAAAATCGCCGGCATGCTGCCACCGCTGATGCCCTCATCAATCAGCGATGCCATGACAGTCGGAATAAGGATTTCCAGCACGCTTTCCACGGCTACGAATGCCGGGGAGAGCAGACTGACTTTTTTGTATTCGCGCAGGGATTTGCCCAGTGTGCGAATGACATGCTGCTTTGGTTTCGGCGTTGCGGACGCCGTTGCGTTTGCCGTTGTCACTACTTGCCCTTTCCTTTTATTTTTACCTATGACGTGTGTTACTTGCGATTGCGCGCGATCGCCATTTCCTGCGATATCCGCAGTACGTGCGAGACATACTCATCACGAGCATCGCGATTATTCGAGGCATAGTCATCGCATGTTTTTTGCGGAACCTGCGATTCTTGCGGAACCTGCGATTTGCTTGCGTCCTGTTCCTGTATTTCCAAACTTGGATATCGACTTTCGTCTCCGATCAAACCTGTTTTCACCAGATTCGTCTGCATGACGTCGAGCACGTGCATGAATTGGCGGATCTGATCGTCTTCAAGGCCTTCCAGCAGGATTCGTTCCATGTTTTTCGCATTGTCGCGCAAGACTTCGGCGATATGCCTCGACTTGTCCGTCAACACGATTTTTTTCAGTCGTGCGTCGCGTTTCACCGGTTCGCGCGCGATCAGGCCCTTCTGTTCCATCAGCCCCAGCACCCGGCATGATGTGGATCGGGTCACGCCGAAACGTTGCTCGATGTCTTGAGGAAAGATTTCCTCGTTGTCATGCCGTGCGAGATACACGATGACGTCAACGTTGCCGTTGCTGATGTCTTCCGCCGCTTCAGGGCGGGTGACGCGCAGATACCGGTTGACCACGTTGTGCAGCGAGCGAATGGCCACGCTGGGGGGCTTTGCCAAGCCGCTTTCCCAGACTTCGAAGAGTCGTGAGCCAGTCGGTTCCTTGTATTGTTCGTTCGTCACTTCCGTCACAGCATACATAGTAAACCGTTGTATATACAACTGTTGCATATGCAACAATTGGCATGTCGTACGTATCCGTTTGCCCTGAAAATCGTCATAAAGCAACAATCCCAGAGCAACCTTCCAACAATGCAAAGGCCGAGGAATCAGGTCCGCACCGGTTCAGAGTAACGGATCAGATTCCCCGACCTTAAGTCTTGAATCCCGCGAAACTACTTGGTGAGTTCAGCGTATTCGGCAAGCATGTATTCGAAGATCTGCTTGCCATCGGCACCCATCAGCACCGACATGCTGTTGATCGGCATGGAGTCGAGGAACAGACGGGTCATGTCATTGTCGGGCACGATCGGCATGCGGCCGGCTTCACCTTCGGCACGCAGCTTCTCGAGCACCTTGGAACCGAGCGGATCCTTACGCCATTCCATGAAGTTGGACCACTCGGTGAGCGGCTGGGCCTTACCGTCGCCATCGAGCTCCACTACCGCGGAACCGGCGATGTCACGGCTGGACGTGCCGACTTCGATGGCGTATTCGCCGCTCTCCACATGCCAGTCGTTGAACTTCTCAGACCAGTAGGCGAAGGCGCGATCGTCGAGATCGAAGGAGACTTCGGCGGATTCGCCGGCTTTGAGGAACACCTTCTTGAAGCCTTTGAGCTCGTGCTTCGGGCGGGCCACGTCAGCCTTGCCAGGAGCCACGTACACCTGCACGGTTTCGGCGGCGTCAACGTTCGAGGTGTTCTTGACCACTGCGCTGACGGTTGCGGTGCAGGCACCGGTCTTGACGGCCTTCACGTCGCTCACTTCGAACGTGGCGTAGCTCAAGCCGAAGCCGAACGGGTAGTCGACGGCCTTGTTGTAGGTGTCGTAATAGCGGTAGCCCACAAACACGCCTTCGCCATAATCGACATGCCCCTCTTCACCCGGCCAGTTGATGGTGCTCGGATCGTCGTTGATGTCGAAGGGAATGGTCTGCGCAAGCTTGCCGGACGGGCTCACCTTGCCGAATAGCACGTCGGCGAGCGCCGGACCGCCAGACTGGCCGAGCAGCCAGGATTCGAGGATGCCCTTGGCGTTCTTGGCCCATGGTGCCACGGTGACGACGGAGCCGTTGGAGAGTATGACCACAACGTTCTTGTTTTCGGCTGCGACGGCTTCGAGCAGTGCGATCTGCTTGGCCGGCATGTCGAGGGTCTCACGGTCGAAGCCTTCGGATTCGGCCGCTTCAGGGAGCCCCAGGAACATGAGCACCACGTCGGCGCCCTTGGCAGCTTCGACGGCTTCGGTTTCGAGTGTTGGATCGGCCGGTTCGAGGTCGAGGGTGAATCCTGGGGCGAACTTGGCATCCACGCCGCGTTCGGTGAGGGCGTCAAGGAAGCTGGTCATCTTGGTTGGGGTGATGTGCGAGGAGCCGCCGCCCTGGTAGCGCGGAGTACGTGCGAATTCGCCGATGACGGTGACCTTGGCATCGCCAGCGACTGGCAGAATGGCGTCATCGTTCTTGAGGAGCACCATGGATTCGACGGCGGCCTGATGTGCGACCTCATCGTGGGCTTCGATGTCGAAACGATAGTTTTCGACGCTCATGGCTGCGCGGGTCTTGTTGACCAAGTCGATCATGCCTTGTGCCATGCGGTCGAGCTGTGCCGGCTGGATGCGGCCGTCGCGTGCGGCGTAGACGATTTGGTCGTCGGTGTAGCTTGGCGGCATTTCGAGGTTGAGGCCCGCATTGAGGGAGGCCACGCGGTCGTGGTCGGCGCCCCAGTCGCTCATGACGATACCTTGGAAGCCCCATTCGTCGCGCAGCACGTCGGTGAGTAGCCAGCGATTCTGGGCGGCATGCACGCCGTTGATGCAGTTGTATGCGCACATGATGGTCCACGGCTGGGCTTCCTTGACGATGTGTTCGAATGCCGGGAAGTAGATTTCGCGCAGCGCACGCTGGGAGATGTTGGCGCTGATGCGCAGCCGGTCGGTCTCCTGGCTGTTGGCGGCGAAATGCTTGAGCGAAGTGCCCACGCCCTTGGACTGCACGCCTGCGACGATGCCGACCGCCTCATGACCCGCCAGATACGGGTCTTCGGACCAGTATTCGAAGCAGCGGCCGCCAAGCGGGTTGCGCTTGATGTTCACGCCGGGACCGAGAATTACGGCAACCTTCTCCTGAATGCATTCTTCGGCCATGGCTTCGCCGACCTGGTGGATGAGTTCCGGATTCCACGAGCTGGACAGGCCCGCGGCCGGCGGGAAGCAGGTGGCGGGCACGGAGTTGTTCAGATCGACTTCGCCGGTGGTGGCCGAGTTGGACTTGCGCAGGCCGTGGGGGCCGTCGGTGATCATATAGCCGGGAATGCCCTTGGCTTCAACGCCTTGCAGATGCCAAGCGTCGCCGCCGGAAGTTAGGGATGCCTTTTCTTCAAGCGTCAGGTCATTGACGGAAGGATAGGTGTTTTCGCTCATACGTTCCTCTTTCGCATCGTTTTCTTGAGTTCGTATCGGTTAACCGGCCTGTGGAATCTCAACCCCGAAATCTTTACTAACCGGTCGGTAGGTACTTTATCAAAATCAACATCACAACACGCCAATCATCTTTGAAAAATCAGTTAACCGACCGTAAAGTAACTGCAGTATTTACGACTTGAGAGAAATGACGATTCATAAGCATTGCAGCGCACATGAATCGCCATTCATGGAAGGCAAGAAAGGGAATCATCATGGCCAACGAAGAAGTCGACCGAAGAGCGGCGATTCTCAATGCGGCCGTCGAACTGTTTGGAACGCTCGGCTATTACGGCACTTCCCTGCAGAAAATCGCCGATCGCGTAGGACTCACCAAGGCTGGCGTGCTGCATTATGTCGGCAGTAAGGAAGGACTGCTCACAGCCGCGCTGGACGAAGTCTACGATTCCGAAACGGAAGACATTCTTACCGACATAGTACGTGAGCCACGACCGTTGATCGCTGACATGTGGCGCAGAATCGTGGCGGTGAACGCACGCAGACCGATTCAGGTGCACATGTTTTCCACGTTGAGCGCCGAAGCGATCGACCCGAACCACCCCGCACACGAGTATTTCGCCAACCGCGAACTGCATAATGCCGACACCGCAC is a window of Bifidobacterium catenulatum DSM 16992 = JCM 1194 = LMG 11043 DNA encoding:
- a CDS encoding ABC transporter ATP-binding protein, coding for MTTANATASATPKPKQHVIRTLGKSLREYKKVSLLSPAFVAVESVLEILIPTVMASLIDEGISGGSMPAILKFGLILLICSVVSLTSGFLAGKFSAIAGAGFAKNLRHDQFEKVQGYSFTNIDRFSTGSIITRLTTDVTNLQNAYSMIIRMGVRAPIMVIVAWIFSFRISPSISLVFLACIPVLAIGLCGLAVLVHPVFERVFHTYDKLNNVVDENLQGIRVVKSYNRESHETEKFNRISQRIFKDFTKAERIMSFNNPLMMLCVYVSMLLIAWMGARQIVASGNNAALGLTTGDLTALVTYAMQILMAMMMLSMIFVMCIISQASAERICQVLNEESTVTNPANPVKEVKNGDIDFDHVTFRYSATSEKPVLDDIDFKIRSGMTIGIVGGTGSAKSSLVQLVPRLYDVTEGSLKVGGVDVRDYDLEVLRDQVAMVLQKNVLFSGTIAENLRWGNPNATDEEIRHACQLAQADGFIQEFPDKYDTYIEQGGTNVSGGQRQRLCIARALLKKPKILILDDSTSAVDTKTDQLIRTAFHHEIPDTTKIIIAQRVASVQESDMILVMDHGRIMAAGTHEQLLENCDEYRSIYESQTKNQAQPEELQ
- a CDS encoding MarR family winged helix-turn-helix transcriptional regulator; its protein translation is MYAVTEVTNEQYKEPTGSRLFEVWESGLAKPPSVAIRSLHNVVNRYLRVTRPEAAEDISNGNVDVIVYLARHDNEEIFPQDIEQRFGVTRSTSCRVLGLMEQKGLIAREPVKRDARLKKIVLTDKSRHIAEVLRDNAKNMERILLEGLEDDQIRQFMHVLDVMQTNLVKTGLIGDESRYPSLEIQEQDASKSQVPQESQVPQKTCDDYASNNRDARDEYVSHVLRISQEMAIARNRK
- a CDS encoding exo-alpha-(1->6)-L-arabinopyranosidase, which encodes MSENTYPSVNDLTLEEKASLTSGGDAWHLQGVEAKGIPGYMITDGPHGLRKSNSATTGEVDLNNSVPATCFPPAAGLSSSWNPELIHQVGEAMAEECIQEKVAVILGPGVNIKRNPLGGRCFEYWSEDPYLAGHEAVGIVAGVQSKGVGTSLKHFAANSQETDRLRISANISQRALREIYFPAFEHIVKEAQPWTIMCAYNCINGVHAAQNRWLLTDVLRDEWGFQGIVMSDWGADHDRVASLNAGLNLEMPPSYTDDQIVYAARDGRIQPAQLDRMAQGMIDLVNKTRAAMSVENYRFDIEAHDEVAHQAAVESMVLLKNDDAILPVAGDAKVTVIGEFARTPRYQGGGSSHITPTKMTSFLDALTERGVDAKFAPGFTLDLEPADPTLETEAVEAAKGADVVLMFLGLPEAAESEGFDRETLDMPAKQIALLEAVAAENKNVVVILSNGSVVTVAPWAKNAKGILESWLLGQSGGPALADVLFGKVSPSGKLAQTIPFDINDDPSTINWPGEEGHVDYGEGVFVGYRYYDTYNKAVDYPFGFGLSYATFEVSDVKAVKTGACTATVSAVVKNTSNVDAAETVQVYVAPGKADVARPKHELKGFKKVFLKAGESAEVSFDLDDRAFAYWSEKFNDWHVESGEYAIEVGTSSRDIAGSAVVELDGDGKAQPLTEWSNFMEWRKDPLGSKVLEKLRAEGEAGRMPIVPDNDMTRLFLDSMPINSMSVLMGADGKQIFEYMLAEYAELTK
- a CDS encoding TetR/AcrR family transcriptional regulator → MANEEVDRRAAILNAAVELFGTLGYYGTSLQKIADRVGLTKAGVLHYVGSKEGLLTAALDEVYDSETEDILTDIVREPRPLIADMWRRIVAVNARRPIQVHMFSTLSAEAIDPNHPAHEYFANRELHNADTALNIRWQVPEGVDTRRLLNAGFAMMDGVQLRWLRTPGQDLNAMWAECEDALFPLPMWEGYR